One segment of Ricinus communis isolate WT05 ecotype wild-type chromosome 8, ASM1957865v1, whole genome shotgun sequence DNA contains the following:
- the LOC8284382 gene encoding V-type proton ATPase subunit c4, with translation MSSGFSGDETAPFFGFLGAAAALVFSCMGAAYGTAKSGVGVASMGVMRPELVMKSIVPVVMAGVLGIYGLIIAVIISTGINPKAKSYYLFDGYAHLSSGLACGLAGLSAGMAIGIVGDAGVRANAQQPKLFVGMILILIFAEALALYGLIVGIILSSRAGQSRAE, from the exons ATGTCTTCTGGATTTAGCGGCGATGAAACTGCTCCTTTCTTCGGCTTCCTGGGCGCCGCTGCCGCTCTCGTCTTCTCTT GTATGGGAGCTGCATATGGAACGGCCAAGAGTGGTGTTGGAGTGGCATCAATGGGAGTGATGAGGCCTGAGCTTGTGATGAAGTCGATTGTACCAGTTGTTATGGCTGGTGTGTTGGGTATATATGGCTTGATTATTGCTGTTATTATTAGTACTGGAATTAACCCCAAGGCTAAGTCATATTACCTTTTTGATGGTTATGCTCATCTCTCCTCCGGTCTTGCTTGTGGCCTTGCTGGGCTTTCTGCTGGTATGGCTATCGGAATTGTTGGTGATGCTGGTGTCAG AGCTAATGCACAACAACCAAAACTTTTTGTTGGTATGATCCTGATCCTCATTTTTGCTGAAGCTTTGGCATTGTATGGGCTTATTGTTGGCATCATCTTGTCTTCCCGGGCTGGCCAGTCTAGGGCTGAATAA
- the LOC8284383 gene encoding NADP-dependent D-sorbitol-6-phosphate dehydrogenase: protein MAITLNNGFKMPIIGLGVWRMEGKDIRDLIINAIKIGYRHFDCAADYHNEKEVGEALAEAFQTGLVKREDLFITTKLWNSDHGHVTEACKDSLQKLQLEYLDLYLVHFPVATKHTGVGTTDSALDEDGVLEIDTTISLETTWHAMEDLVSMGLVRSIGISNYDIFLTRDCLAYSKVKPAVNQIETHPYFQRDSLVKFCQKHGVCVTAHTPLGGAVANTEWFGTVSCLDDPVLKGLAEKYKKTAAQIVLRWGIQRNTVIIPKSSKIERLKENFEVFDFELSKEDMDLIKSIDRSYRTNQPAKFWGVNLYA from the exons ATGGCAATAACACTCAACAATGGCTTCAAAATGCCAATAATTGGACTGGGTGTATGGCGCATGGAAGGTAAAGATATCAGAGATCTCATCATCAATGCTATCAAGATTGGCTATCGCCATTTTGACTGTGCTG CTGATTACCATAATGAAAAAGAAGTAGGGGAAGCACTTGCAGAAGCTTTTCAGACTGGACTTGTCAAGAGGGAGGATCTTTTTATCACCACTAAG CTGTGGAATTCAGACCATGGACATGTTACTGAGGCCTGCAAAGATAGTTTGCAAAAGCTTCAGCTTGAGTATCTGGATCTCTACCTTGTTCACTTCCCCGTAGCCACAAAGCATACTG GAGTGGGTACAACTGACAGTGCTTTGGATGAGGATGGAGTGCTGGAAATCGACACAACCATATCCTTGGAAACTACCTGGCATGCTATGGAAGATCTAGTTTCCATGGGTTTAGTTCGTAGCATTGGAATCAG CAACTATGACATCTTTCTAACTAGAGATTGCTTAGCCTACTCTAAGGTGAAGCCTGCTGTGAATCAAATCGAAACACACCCGTACTTCCAGCGTGATTCTCTTGTCAAATTCTGTCAGAAGCATGGCGTCTGTGTCACAGCGCACACTCCTCTTGGAGGTGCAGTAGCTAATACTGAGTGGTTTGGCACAGTATCATGTTTGGATGACCCTGTTCTCAAA GGTTTGGCCGAGAAATACAAGAAAACTGCAGCCCAAATTGTTCTCCGGTGGGGTATCCAACGAAACACGGTCATCATCCCCAAGTCATCAAAAATTGAGAGACTGAAGGAGAACTTTGAAGTTTTTGACTTTGAGTTGAGCAAAGAGGATATGGACCTGATCAAGAGCATAGATAGGAGCTACCGGACTAATCAACCTGCCAAGTTTTGGGGAGTTAATCTGTATGCTTAA
- the LOC8284384 gene encoding polyprenol reductase 2 isoform X1, producing MEFGLVGFLRVAWIAGILPIVIASLPFPKLGSFHRVILGFSKRGKIMESSSQYKFTVPQRFFTHFYVVAVVWTTFLLVATWLFAYKTAPLISEPFLYSNISSYLAGGSNIFSFRRSRLISVEHRYRVWLSVFLLLLMEVQALRRLLENSYVFNYSPSARMHIFAYLTGLFFYTAAPLSLCATCALEVFKFGKDEAAQFIIKGKSAMHSIEFDWWDFVNPLLKLGWYQWIGATLFLWGSIHQHHCHTILGSLREHGRKVDEYVIPHGDWFEIVSSPHYLAEIVIYAGLVFASGGADLTIWLLFAFVVANLVLAAAETHRWYLRKFDNYPSNRLAVIPYIY from the exons atggaGTTTGGCTTAGTGGGTTTCTTAAGGGTTGCTTGGATTGCAGGAATTTTACCTATAGTTATTGCTTCTCTGCCTTTTCCTAAACTGGGTTCTTTTCATAGAGTTATTTTGGGGTTTTCAAAGAGAGGAAAGATCATGGAATCGTCTTCTCAATAT AAATTTACTGTTCCTCAGAGATTCTTCACTCATTTCTATGTGGTGGCTGTGGTGTGGACAACTTTCCTGCTTGTTGCAACATGGCTATTTGCATACAAAACAGCACCTCTGATCTCTGAGCCATTTTTATACTCTAATATATCCAGCTACTTGGCAGGAGGTTCAAACATCTTTTCATTTCGGAGATCTCGTTTGATTTCTGTAGAACATAGATATAGGGTTTGGCTTTCTgtatttttgcttttgttaATGGAAGTTCAAGCCTTGAGACGGCTTTTGGAGAACTCATATGTATTTAACTACAGCCCCTCAGCTCGGATGCACATCTTTGCCTATCTTACTGGCTTGTT CTTCTACACAGCAGCACCCCTGTCACTCTGCGCCACTTGTGCGCTTGAGGTGTTTAAATTTGGCAAAGATGAAGCTGCTCAGTTCATTATTAAAGGCAAAAGCGCAATGCATTCCATTGAATTTGATTGGTGGGACTTCGTAAATCCTCTTTTGAAGCTCGGATGGTACCAGTGGATTGGTGCAACCTTATTTCTTTGGGGTTCAATACATCAGCACCATTGCCATACAATTCTT GGATCACTACGGGAGCATGGAAGAAAAGTTGATGAATATGTTATCCCTCATGGGGATTGGTTTGAGATTGTTTCATCTCCACATTATCTGGCTGAGATT GTCATATACGCTGGTTTGGTGTTTGCTAGCGGAGGAGCAGACCTCACTATTTGGTTACTTTTTGCATTTGTG GTGGCAAATTTGGTGCTTGCAGCTGCAGAAACACACAGATGGTATCTGCGTAAATTTGACAATTATCCAAGCAACCGTCTTGCTGTTATtccatatatttattag
- the LOC8284384 gene encoding polyprenol reductase 2 isoform X2 produces MEFGLVGFLRVAWIAGILPIVIASLPFPKLGSFHRVILGFSKRGKIMESSSQYKFTVPQRFFTHFYVVAVVWTTFLLVATWLFAYKTAPLISEPFLYSNISSYLAGGSNIFSFRRSRLISVEHRYRVWLSVFLLLLMEVQALRRLLENSYVFNYSPSARMHIFAYLTGLFFYTAAPLSLCATCALEVFKFGKDEAAQFIIKGKSAMHSIEFDWWDFVNPLLKLGWYQWIGATLFLWGSIHQHHCHTILGSLREHGRKVDEYVIPHGDWFEIVSSPHYLAEIVSHIRWFGVC; encoded by the exons atggaGTTTGGCTTAGTGGGTTTCTTAAGGGTTGCTTGGATTGCAGGAATTTTACCTATAGTTATTGCTTCTCTGCCTTTTCCTAAACTGGGTTCTTTTCATAGAGTTATTTTGGGGTTTTCAAAGAGAGGAAAGATCATGGAATCGTCTTCTCAATAT AAATTTACTGTTCCTCAGAGATTCTTCACTCATTTCTATGTGGTGGCTGTGGTGTGGACAACTTTCCTGCTTGTTGCAACATGGCTATTTGCATACAAAACAGCACCTCTGATCTCTGAGCCATTTTTATACTCTAATATATCCAGCTACTTGGCAGGAGGTTCAAACATCTTTTCATTTCGGAGATCTCGTTTGATTTCTGTAGAACATAGATATAGGGTTTGGCTTTCTgtatttttgcttttgttaATGGAAGTTCAAGCCTTGAGACGGCTTTTGGAGAACTCATATGTATTTAACTACAGCCCCTCAGCTCGGATGCACATCTTTGCCTATCTTACTGGCTTGTT CTTCTACACAGCAGCACCCCTGTCACTCTGCGCCACTTGTGCGCTTGAGGTGTTTAAATTTGGCAAAGATGAAGCTGCTCAGTTCATTATTAAAGGCAAAAGCGCAATGCATTCCATTGAATTTGATTGGTGGGACTTCGTAAATCCTCTTTTGAAGCTCGGATGGTACCAGTGGATTGGTGCAACCTTATTTCTTTGGGGTTCAATACATCAGCACCATTGCCATACAATTCTT GGATCACTACGGGAGCATGGAAGAAAAGTTGATGAATATGTTATCCCTCATGGGGATTGGTTTGAGATTGTTTCATCTCCACATTATCTGGCTGAGATTGTAA GTCATATACGCTGGTTTGGTGTTTGCTAG
- the LOC8284385 gene encoding protein BASIC PENTACYSTEINE4 yields MDESGQHHNGRYKIDYYKAANSPWSMGSPHPIKEPSNALVMNKKIMAILAERDAAIQERNMALAEKKEALVARDEALQQREKALAERDKALMERDNALAAIQYRENAMNFPFGNGNQRGSKRIPHPVYNSNEVAEALDGGEMHITDAFPITTVAAESGKPRQTKRSKENKSVSMKATKSAKKGNKVGEDLNRQGPSDGKKFKVEWDGQDGLNLVNFDDSTMPVPVCSCTGVPHQCYKWGNGGWQSSCCTTTLSSYPLPQMPNKRHARVGGRKMSGSVFTKLLSRLASEGHDLSLPLDLKDYWARHGTNRYITIK; encoded by the exons ATGGATGAAAGTGGACAACATCATAATGGTAGATATAAGATTGACTATTACAAGGCAGCAAATTCTCCA TGGAGCATGGGGTCCCCACATCCAATAAAGGAACCCAGTAATGCTTTAGTGATGAATAAGAAGATCATGGCCATCCTTGCCGAGAGGGATGCTGCCATCCAAGAACGGAACATGGCACTAGCTGAAAAAAAGGAAGCCTTGGTTGCACGAGATGAAGCTCTCCAGCAGCGAGAAAAAGCTCTTGCTGAGCGGGATAAAGCCTTAATGGAGAGAGATAATGCTCTGGCAGCAATTCAATATCGGGAAAATGCTATGAATTTTCCCTTCGGAAATGGGAATCAACGTGGATCGAAGCGTATTCCTCACCCTGTATACAATTCAAATGAAGTGGCAGAAGCTCTTGATGGTGGGGAGATGCACATCACTGATGCCTTCCCTATAACAACTGTTGCAGCTGAATCTGGCAAGCCACGCCAGACAAAGCGATCGAAGGAGAATAAGTCAGTTTCAATGAAGGCAACTAAGTCAGcaaagaaaggaaataaagTAGGCGAAGATCTTAATAGACAAGGCCCTTCAGACGGGAAGAAGTTTAAGGTTGAATGGGATGGTCAGGATGGTTTGAACCTGGTCAATTTTGATGACTCGACCATGCCAGTGCCTGTTTGCTCATGTACTGGAGTTCCTCATCAATGCTACAAGTGGGGAAATGGTGGGTGGCAGTCATCCTGTTGCACCACCACCTTGTCATCGTATCCATTACCCCAGATGCCAAATAAGCGCCATGCTCGAGTCGGCGGTCGGAAGATGAGTGGTAGTGTCTTCACAAAATTGCTTAGTCGGTTGGCATCAGAAGGCCATGATCTATCACTCCCTCTGGACCTCAAGGACTACTGGGCCAGACATGGGACAAATCGCTACATCACCATAAAATAG